The Alphaproteobacteria bacterium LSUCC0719 genome includes the window ATCGGATGCTGGAAGACCTGCCGACACGCGGTGATGGATGGTGTGCGCATGTCACTTTCATCAGACCGCATCCGCCCTTTGTGGCACCGGCACCTTTCAACAGCCTTGCAGATCCAGCGGCAATGCCTGCACCTGCCGGCGGCGACGGCGCGGCATTTGCAGCGGCACATCCCTTCAACGCGCAGGCGATGGCCTATCGCCAGGCGCGCGACATGGTGTGCGGCTTTCCCGATCTGGCGCCATCGCCGCAGACAACAGCCATGTTGCGGGCTGTCTATATGGGGTTGGTGGCCGAGCTTGATCATCATTTCGGGCGGATCATTACTCATCTGAAATCACGGGGTCAGTACGAGAACACGCTGATTGTGGTCACGTCCGACCATGGCGAGATGCTGGGCGATCATGGATGCTGGGGGAAAATGAACTATCTTGATGCCGCATTTCGCGTTCCCTTGATGATTCGCGTGCCTGGTGCAGACCCAGCCCGCGTGACCCACCCGACCGAATCGGTTGACGTCATGCCAACGATCCTTGACTGGCTTGGACAGGATAGCCCGGACAGTGTGGATGGGCATTCGTTGTTGCCGCTGGCAAGAGGTGAGCTGCCGCAGGGGTGGCGTGATTGCAGCGTCTCCGAACTTGATTTCGGCGATCCGGTGACGCCAACCGCAGCCCAGACGGAGCTTGGCCTGTCATCGCAGGAGTGCGGGGTTGCGATCCTGCGCACGGAATCGCATAGCCTGATCCATTTCAATGGGGGGCTTCCGCCAATTCTGTTTGATCATGAAGGCGACGGCGAGGCACGCAATATCGCCGGGGACAGCGGGGCTGACGCCATCAGGTTGCGTCTGCTGGAACGGTTGCTGACGCATCGCATGCGCCATGCCGAAGGCCGGTTTTCCCGCACGATGATCACCCCTGAAGGTGCTGTCAGAGGTGATCATTAAATCAAAAATGTAACACATTTGACGCATAGCCCCCTTGTCACATCTCTGTAACCAATGCAGTCTATTTTTTATGTTGGCGGCTTCGGGCGACGGGGACGCACCGGTTTCTTCGAACAGGTGTCACCCATCAAGCGTGGTCAGCTTGCACTGTAATGCCGCATCTGGAGGGGAGGTTGCGATATATACGGAATAGGGCTGCCAGTCTGGCTTAGATGTTCCTATGCAATCTCAAATCATAAAAATGACCGTGGTCCTGCGGGTGCTGTTGTGAAGAGCCCACTTTCGAGGCTCAGAGTAATCAGGAGAAGGCGATGAAAAAATATTTCCTTTCAACTTTGGCGTTGTTGGCCCTGCCGGTCAGCGCATATGCCAACTGCCCGGCTGTGACCGTTGCAGACATGAAGGGTGTGGCCAGTGGTGCCTATCCCCAGCAATTCGAAAAGGCTGAATTTGAAGCCGCTGCGGGTTGTTCCATGTCGTTCTCGGGAAACCCGGACAGTGCAGCATTGAATGCCAAGATCAAGGGTAACCCGGCCCTGCCGGCGCTTGCCGATCGTATTCCGGCCGAGCCGCTTGTTGTCGTACCGTATGACAGCGTTGGCAAGTATGGCGGCACCCTCGACGTGCTGTCGAACGCGACCGAAGCTGGCACATCGGACTTCCTGTCCGTTCGCCATGTGAACTTTGTACGTTTTTCGGATGATCTTCAGACCATCGTGCCGAACATTGCCAAGGGTTGGGAGTGGAACGACGATTTCACCAAGCTGACCTTCCATCTTCGCAAGGGCCACAAATGGTCGGATGGCGCGCCATTCACCAGTGCCGACGTGAAGTTTTATCATGACAATCTGATGCTCGACACGAACATCTTCGAAAAGCCGAAGGACTACATCACCGTCGGTGGTGAGACGATGACCGTCGATACGCCTGACGAGACAACGGTTGTCTTCAACCTGCCGTCGCCGAAGCCTGGCCTGCTGGCACACTTCGCGACATCCTATGCGCAGGGCTTCCAGCCAAAGCATTTCCTCGGCAAGTTCCATCCCGACATCAATGCCGACGCTGACAAATATGCGCAGTCGCTCGGTTTTGAGAATGGCTATGATGCCATCCGCGCCTATTACGGCAACTCGGACTGGACCGACACACCGTCGCCACTCCTGAGCCGTCCGGAAATCGCGGGTAACCTGCCACAGCCGGTTCTGCCGACACTGGAAAGCCACATCTACACGGTCGACACCACCGAGGGTCGTCATCTTGTGGCCAACCCTTACTTCCACCAGGTCGACCCGACCGGCCAGCAGCTGCCATACATCAGCGAGCAGGACGAGGTGTACAAGAACGACAACGAGGTTCGCCTGCTGTCGATCATCAATGGCGAGGTGGACTACAAGGCCCAGTCGCTTCAGCTTGCTTCGGCACCAGCGCTGCTGGACGGCCAGCAGGGTGGCAACTACACCGTCGATCTTCGTCCGGAAATCACGCTTGGCGTCTTTGGCTTCAACGTGACCCACGAGGATGAGGCCAAGCGCGCCGTCTTCGGTGACGTTCGTTTCCGTGAGGCAATGTCTGTTGCCATCAACCGCGACGAGCTGAATGAAGTTGGCTTCTTCGGCCAGGGCAAACCTCAGCAGTATATCGGTTTCTCGCCAAAGCCGGAGTTTGTCTCCGACAAGTGGCAGACCTACAAGACCGAATTCGACAAGTCGGCAGCGAATGCTCTGCTTGATCAGGTCGGGCTGAAGGACACCGATGGTGACGGCTTCCGCGAGCTGCCGAATGGCGACAAGCTGGTGCTGAACCTGAACTTCTCGACTCAGGGTATTGCTGGCCAGACCGTTGAACTGGTGTCGCAATACTGGGCCGATGTGGGCGTACAGTCGGTGGTCAAGGAAGTGACCCCTGACGAATACCGCTCGGCACAGTCGTCTAACAAGCTGGATGTCGTGATGTGGCGGAAGAGCCAGCCACTGGCCATTGTGCTTGGCAACAACGAGCTGTGGGTCCCGCCGTTTGAGAACTACTTCGGTGTTCGCAACGGCATGCTGTGGGCAGAGTGGGTTGACAGCAACGGCGCCAAGGGCGTCGAGCCGCCAGCCTATGTCAAGGATCTGATCGCTGACGTCAACGCCTTCCAGTCGGCTGACCAGTCCAGCGCCAAGTTCCGCGAGCTTGGTGAGCGCATGGTGAAGGCCATGGTTGAAAATCTGCTGTTCATCGGCACGGTCAATGCACCGGCACCGATGATCCATCACAACAACCTGAAGAACTTCACCAGCTTCCAGACACACTCGTACGAGTATTATCGGACCTATCCGTATCGTGCGACACAGTGGTGGCTGAGCGAATAGACTGAGATGTCTTGCATAATGTTTACCATGGGCGGCGTTCCTGCCGCCCATGGCCTTCCGACCAGTGCCGGCGCGCGGCACCTTTCTTCTGTATGAGGCATCTGCATGCTTCAATTTGGTAATTTTGTTCTGACGCGGGCCTTCATGGCGGTGATGACGCTTGTTATCGTCTCGCTTGTCGTGTTCACGCTCATGGAGCTGGTCCCCGGCGACTGTGCCGAGCGTTATCTGGCCTTCAAGAACACCCAAGGGTCCGGCATCTCGGTTGACGATATCGAGAATGAACGCCGCCGCCTTGGTCTCGACAAACCATTCTTTCAGCGCTGGGCGGTGTGGATCGGCAATGCCTTTCGTGGCGAATTCGGTGACAGCTGTATCCTTCGCGTCGATATTGCCCAGCTTCTTGGCTCCAAATACTGGCTGTCGCTCGGCGTCTGTCTTGCATCGCTGACACTGGCCTATGCCATAGCGATTCCGGTTGGCATCATTTCTGCCGCCAGCCGCAGCGCAACGATGAACAACACGCTGAAATTTGTCAGCTATCTTGGTCTGGCCATGCCGAACTTCCTGTTGGCGCTGATGATCATGCTGTTCTCGACGATCTATTTTGGAGAAACGCTCACCGGCCTGTTTTCCAAGGAATATCGGGACGCTGACTGGAGTTTCGACAAATTCGTCGATCTGCTGAAACATGCCTGGCTTCCCATTTTCATTCTTGGCTGGTCGGCAACCGCGTTTGCCCTGCAAACGGTGCGCGCCTTGATGTCGGATGAAATTGGCAAGCTGTATGTCACGGCGGCAGCTGCCCGCGGGGTTTCCGGACGCAAGCTTCTGTGGCGTTATCCGGCCCGTCACGCGCTCGGCCCGATCGTCAACAGCCTTGGTTTCGATCTCAACCGGGTGTTTAACGAACTGCCTATTGTGGCGCTGATCCTGACCCTGACCGATGCCGGAGCGCTGTTGATCGAATCACTGGCACGCTCGAACGACCAACAGCTTGCCGGTGCCATCATTTTCCTTCTGACGGCTTCGATTGTGGCGTTGAATTTCTTTACTGACGTCCTGCTGGCCATTCTCGACCCGCGTATCCGCAAGAGCATCATCAGGTAGACCATGGCAACTGATACCGTTCATCAGCAGACTGTTCGCGATCAAAAGGCGCGCGAGGCCTATTTCACCGCCTCGCAACGCCAGCTGGTCTGGGCCCGCTTCAAGAAGCAGCGTGCCGCGATGACAGCGGCGATGGTGCTTATGGTGCTGATCGTGTCGGGTATTTTCGCGCCGTTCCTGTCGCCCTATGACCCGACGATGGCGGGGCGGAACAAGGACTATCTGAATGGTGCGCCGAATGTGCCGATGTTCTGTGACAAGAATGGCTGTTCAATCCGACCCTTCCTTCACACGATTGAACGTGAACGGTCGATCAAGACAAATTTCCGCTGGGTCGAGACGATCAACGAGGACAAGCGCCGCTATGTCCAGTTCCTGGTTGCGGGATCGGAATACAAGCTTCTCGGCTTCATTCCGGCCAAGACACATCTGTTCGGTATTTCCGAGGGACGGATCCACCTGTTTGGCACGGATGCCAGTGGCAAGGACATCTTCTCGCGGACATTGCACGCCATCTGGACCTCGCTTCAGGTTGGCAGTATCGGCGTGTTCATCGCCTTTGTGCTGGCACTGATCATTGGCGGGATATCGGGATATTACGGGGGGTGGATTGATTCAGTCCTGCAGATGGTTACCGATGCCGTACGAACGGTGCCGGCGATCCCGCTGTTCATGGCGATCGCGGCCTTCATCCCGCAGGAATGGACCGCCGAGATGCGATTCTTCTTCATCTCGCTGATCCTTGGCCTGATTGGCTGGCCGACGCTGGCACGGCGGGTGCGAACGCATCTGCTGACGGAACGGAACCAGGAATATGTTCTGGCGGCACAGCTTTGCGGCGCGTCGTCGGGACATATTATCAGGCGCCATCTTCTGCCAAGCTTCACCAGCTACATCATCGTCGATCTGGTGATTTCATTTCCCTACATGGTGCTGTCCGAAACAGCTCTCAGCTTTATCGGACTGGGCCTGAAGGATCCGGTGAATTCGCTCGGTGTTATGCTGCAGAACGTCACAAGTGCCGATGTTCTTTTGAATTACCAATGGTATTTCATCCCGGTGATTTTCTTCATCACCCTCGTCATGGCGTTTGTCTTTGTCGGCGATGGGTTGCGTGACGCCGCCGATCCCTATTCGGATGCCGGTAAATAGGGGATGGCAATGGACAGGTTGATTGACGTTGAAAATCTGACCCTTCAGTTCCGAACCGACGAGGGGCTGATCACCGCGGTGGATAATGTCAGCTTCTCGCTGAAGCGGGGCGAGGTCATGGGCCTTGTCGGCGAAAGCGGGTCGGGCAAGTCCGTGACCGCCAAGGCGCTGATGCATCTCAATGCGTCGAATGCCATCTATTCGCCGGAAAGCAAGATCACGCTTCATACCGACACTGACAGCATTGATGTTCTGTCGCTGCGTCGGACCACCGACCTGAAAGTGGTGCGTGGCGGTGCCATATCGATGATTTTCCAGGAACCGATGGCCAGCTTTGCCCCGTCGATCACCATCGGCAAGCAGATGATCGAACAATTGCAGCTTCATGCCGAGATGAGCAAGGCGCAGGCACGCGAAATTTCCATCGAGATGCTGGACCGTGTCGGCATTTCCGACCCGTCGAGCCGCGTCGATCAATATGCGTTTGAATTGTCCGGTGGCATGCGCCAGCGGGCGATGATTGCAATGGCCTTGTCGACCAAGCCGCGATTGTTGATCGCCGATGAACCGACCACGGCGCTCGATGTGACGATCCAGGCTCAGGTGATCGATCTGATGAAGGAACTTGTCGATGAATTCAACATGGGCATCGTCTTCATCACCCACGATCTTGGTGTGGTTGCCCAGACTGCCGACAAGGTCAGTGTGATGTATCTTGGTAGGCTGATTGAAGAGGGGCCTGTTCGCGAGGTGATCCAGGACCCGCGCCACCCCTACACGAAGGGGTTGCTGGCGGCACTGCCACGTCTGGACGATCTGGACTCCCCACTTACCCCGGTGCCGGGTGACATTCCCTCGCCACTGGAACGGCCTAGCGGATGCGTGTTCAACACACGTTGCAGCGAGGTTGTAGGGCCGGCCTGTTCGGCAACGGTTCCACTCGAAGAGTGGGTTGATCCGGCACATCGTGTTGCCTGCCATATCTATGACGGCCATATCCATGACGGCCATATCCATGACGGCCATATCCATGATGGTAAGGAGGCATCATCATGAGCGACGATGTCTTGATTTCCACCTCTGGCCTGTCGGTTGGTTACAAGATTGGCAAGGGGATGTTCCAGTATTCGATCCTGAAGGCCGTGGACAATGTGTCGATCCATATCAACCGGGGATCGTTCTTCGGGCTTGTCGGGGAATCCGGGTCGGGCAAGACCACGCTTGGGCGGGCTTTGCTGAATGCCGTGCCGATCACCGGTGGCAGCGCAACCTATGATGATGGCGATGTCACATATGATCTGACAGAGATGTCAAAAGAGGACCTTGCCGACTATCGCCGCCGGGCGCAGCTGATTTTCCAGGATCCCTATGCCGCTTTGTCGCCGCGAATGACGGTTCGCGACATTATCGCCGAACCTCTGGAAGTGATGAAAATCACCTCCTCGCGTGAGGAAACGGATGAGCGTGTCCGCGAAATAGCCGCCCGCTGTCGCCTGAATCTCGAACATCTTCGCCGCTTCCCGCATGCCTTTTCCGGGGGTCAGCGCCAGCGTATTTCCATCGCCAGGGCGCTTGTGTCGCGTCCTCAGTTCATCGTGGCGGACGAAGCTGTCGCGGCGCTTGATGTATCGATCCAGGCGGATGTTCTGAACCTCTTGAAGCAGATCCAGTCGGAAATGGATTTGACCTTCATGTTCATCAGCCATGATCTGAGCGTTGTGGCCCATACCTGTGATTACGTGGCGGTGATGTATCTTGGCCGTCTTGTCGAAACGGCACCGACACGTCAGCTGTTTGCGGCACCGAAACATCCCTACACCAAGGCGCTGTTTTCGGCGATCCCGTCGCTGAACCCCGATGAGCGGGGACAGGCGCAGCGTCTTGAGGGCGAGATCCCTTCGCCGACCAATCAGCCGTCAGGGTGCAAATTCCACACCCGTTGTCCGCATGTCATCGACCGCTGTCGCACCGAAGAGCCAACGCTGGAAGCGGCCGACGGCGCGCATGAGGTGGCCTGTCACCGGTGGAAAGAGCTGTTTGCCACCGGGTGACCGTGGCGCAGGGCCTGTCAGGCGGCGACCATCGCGCCCAGGATGCGGGTCAGATGGCGTGACTGGGCAAGATCACTCTGTCGGCCCTCGGTCACGGCTGTGACGAAATCCTCGACCATCAGCTGATACTGGTCGCATTCGGCAAAGGCAATCTCGACACCCAGTCCCAGCATGCCGCCGGGCGTCTTGTCGCGATGCGCCCAGCGTCCCGTGGTGACAGGCGGTGGATTGAAGGGCACATCCAGGCGCGCCCAGCCGTCCGTGCCCACAAGTTGCACGCTCTGGCACAGGCTCAGGCCGCTGGAACAGGTAAAGTGGAGTACCTGTCCCTTGCCGAAATCGACGATGGCGGTGGCTGTCATTTCGACATCAAGGGCCTCTTCGGCTTCTTTGGTGACAGCCACAAGTTCCGGTGTGCCATCGAACAGCATCATTCCGGCCATCAGGCAATAGCATCCGATATCCCAGATCGGTCCGCCGCCCCATTCGGCAAAATTGCGAATATTGCCGGTTGGTTGCGGTGGGTAGGAAAAATGCGCGCTGATCTGTTTGCGCTGGCCGACATCAATGCCGCGGATCCAGTCCCATTGTGGATGATAGCGCACCATATAGCCGTCATAGAGATAGAGACCACTCCGCTCCGACGCTGCCTCGACTGTGTCGAGTTCGGCCAGTGACAGGGCCAGTGGTTTTTCACTCAGCACAGGCTTTCCAGCCTCAAGGGCGCGCACCGCCATCGGCACATGAAGATGGTTCGGCAAGGGGTTGTAAATGGCGTCGACATCTGGGTTTGCCAGCAGGTCGTCATAGCTGCACACCGTAACGTCACCCCACACAGGATCGGCACCACCACTGGCATCGCGACGGCCTATATGTGTAACCTCATGGCCGGCGGCGCGAATGGCCGGCAACAGCTTTTCGCGGGCAATCTTCGCATCACCCAGAATACCAAAACGCATTGTGACGGTTCCCTCTCATCATGTGCTGGTCCTGTTCCAGCTTCGGTCAGCGCGCGGCAAAGAACAAGACACCTTTTCCAGTTTTGCCAGACTGAGTCATGTGTCATCATCGCGATGTTGAAACCTGTTCCGATTGGCAACACCCCCGTGCCACGCATCAGAAATATTCTTGGTCGGATCCCGACCGACATGGTGGCCATCATCATCATGGTGGTTGCGCTCGGTCTTGCGGCATTGAGCGGCGCACTGATGAAGATCCTGACCGAAACGATGTCGCCGCCTCTCGTCAGCTGGTTTCGTTTTGTCGGATATGCGCTGTTGCTGATGCCGATCGCGCTCTGGCGGGTTGGACCAGCCTGTTTTAGGCCTGCCAGACCCCTTGTTCAGGTGGCGCGCGGGCTGATGCTGGCGGCTGGCAATGTGGCCTTCATGTATGGTGTGCGTCATGTTGATTACGCAAACGCCATCTCCATTCTCTACATCTATCCCTTCATCATGGTGGCGTTGTCGGTATGGGTTCTTGATGAACATGTGTCGAAATCTGCCTGGTTTGGTGTTGCCGGTGGATTTCTGGGTGTCTTGCTGGTGGTACGCCCCGATCTGGCTGGCATTGATCCCGCTGCGATGTTCATTCTGTTTACAGGTTTGATGGTGGCGCTGCAGATGCTGTTCAATCGCAAGCTTGGTGTGCTGTCTGATCCGGTGGTGGTGTCGCTATGGGGCGCACTTGCTGCGGCAACGGCATTGACCATCTCGGTGCCCCTTGTCTGGCAGGTGCCCAACGCCGACCAGATGGTACTGATTGGCTCTCTGGCTGTCCTGACGGCCCTCAGCCAGACATTGATGATCACCGTCATGTCGATGGCGTCAGCCGAAAAGGTCGCGCCCTTCACCTATTTCGAAATCATTGCGGCGGTTGTTTTTGGGTTGCTGATTTTCGGGACGCTTCCCGACATGCTT containing:
- a CDS encoding Gfo/Idh/MocA family protein translates to MRFGILGDAKIAREKLLPAIRAAGHEVTHIGRRDASGGADPVWGDVTVCSYDDLLANPDVDAIYNPLPNHLHVPMAVRALEAGKPVLSEKPLALSLAELDTVEAASERSGLYLYDGYMVRYHPQWDWIRGIDVGQRKQISAHFSYPPQPTGNIRNFAEWGGGPIWDIGCYCLMAGMMLFDGTPELVAVTKEAEEALDVEMTATAIVDFGKGQVLHFTCSSGLSLCQSVQLVGTDGWARLDVPFNPPPVTTGRWAHRDKTPGGMLGLGVEIAFAECDQYQLMVEDFVTAVTEGRQSDLAQSRHLTRILGAMVAA
- a CDS encoding sulfatase-like hydrolase/transferase, whose protein sequence is MARPNVLFVVFDQMRADCLSGALGDTVALPNLRAFMDDSVAFTNHVSVTSPCGPARASLLTGQYAMNHRSVRNGTPLAMDKPNLATELRRGGITPVLYGYTDTAADPRHYAADDPVLTSYEQVMNGFLEALELRFDDSRTWRGHLETHGYDVPAGNDLYIPVGDSPNAPALYQAEHSDTAFLTDRMLEDLPTRGDGWCAHVTFIRPHPPFVAPAPFNSLADPAAMPAPAGGDGAAFAAAHPFNAQAMAYRQARDMVCGFPDLAPSPQTTAMLRAVYMGLVAELDHHFGRIITHLKSRGQYENTLIVVTSDHGEMLGDHGCWGKMNYLDAAFRVPLMIRVPGADPARVTHPTESVDVMPTILDWLGQDSPDSVDGHSLLPLARGELPQGWRDCSVSELDFGDPVTPTAAQTELGLSSQECGVAILRTESHSLIHFNGGLPPILFDHEGDGEARNIAGDSGADAIRLRLLERLLTHRMRHAEGRFSRTMITPEGAVRGDH
- a CDS encoding ABC transporter permease translates to MLQFGNFVLTRAFMAVMTLVIVSLVVFTLMELVPGDCAERYLAFKNTQGSGISVDDIENERRRLGLDKPFFQRWAVWIGNAFRGEFGDSCILRVDIAQLLGSKYWLSLGVCLASLTLAYAIAIPVGIISAASRSATMNNTLKFVSYLGLAMPNFLLALMIMLFSTIYFGETLTGLFSKEYRDADWSFDKFVDLLKHAWLPIFILGWSATAFALQTVRALMSDEIGKLYVTAAAARGVSGRKLLWRYPARHALGPIVNSLGFDLNRVFNELPIVALILTLTDAGALLIESLARSNDQQLAGAIIFLLTASIVALNFFTDVLLAILDPRIRKSIIR
- a CDS encoding ABC transporter ATP-binding protein: MSDDVLISTSGLSVGYKIGKGMFQYSILKAVDNVSIHINRGSFFGLVGESGSGKTTLGRALLNAVPITGGSATYDDGDVTYDLTEMSKEDLADYRRRAQLIFQDPYAALSPRMTVRDIIAEPLEVMKITSSREETDERVREIAARCRLNLEHLRRFPHAFSGGQRQRISIARALVSRPQFIVADEAVAALDVSIQADVLNLLKQIQSEMDLTFMFISHDLSVVAHTCDYVAVMYLGRLVETAPTRQLFAAPKHPYTKALFSAIPSLNPDERGQAQRLEGEIPSPTNQPSGCKFHTRCPHVIDRCRTEEPTLEAADGAHEVACHRWKELFATG
- a CDS encoding ABC transporter substrate-binding protein: MKKYFLSTLALLALPVSAYANCPAVTVADMKGVASGAYPQQFEKAEFEAAAGCSMSFSGNPDSAALNAKIKGNPALPALADRIPAEPLVVVPYDSVGKYGGTLDVLSNATEAGTSDFLSVRHVNFVRFSDDLQTIVPNIAKGWEWNDDFTKLTFHLRKGHKWSDGAPFTSADVKFYHDNLMLDTNIFEKPKDYITVGGETMTVDTPDETTVVFNLPSPKPGLLAHFATSYAQGFQPKHFLGKFHPDINADADKYAQSLGFENGYDAIRAYYGNSDWTDTPSPLLSRPEIAGNLPQPVLPTLESHIYTVDTTEGRHLVANPYFHQVDPTGQQLPYISEQDEVYKNDNEVRLLSIINGEVDYKAQSLQLASAPALLDGQQGGNYTVDLRPEITLGVFGFNVTHEDEAKRAVFGDVRFREAMSVAINRDELNEVGFFGQGKPQQYIGFSPKPEFVSDKWQTYKTEFDKSAANALLDQVGLKDTDGDGFRELPNGDKLVLNLNFSTQGIAGQTVELVSQYWADVGVQSVVKEVTPDEYRSAQSSNKLDVVMWRKSQPLAIVLGNNELWVPPFENYFGVRNGMLWAEWVDSNGAKGVEPPAYVKDLIADVNAFQSADQSSAKFRELGERMVKAMVENLLFIGTVNAPAPMIHHNNLKNFTSFQTHSYEYYRTYPYRATQWWLSE
- a CDS encoding ABC transporter permease, which encodes MATDTVHQQTVRDQKAREAYFTASQRQLVWARFKKQRAAMTAAMVLMVLIVSGIFAPFLSPYDPTMAGRNKDYLNGAPNVPMFCDKNGCSIRPFLHTIERERSIKTNFRWVETINEDKRRYVQFLVAGSEYKLLGFIPAKTHLFGISEGRIHLFGTDASGKDIFSRTLHAIWTSLQVGSIGVFIAFVLALIIGGISGYYGGWIDSVLQMVTDAVRTVPAIPLFMAIAAFIPQEWTAEMRFFFISLILGLIGWPTLARRVRTHLLTERNQEYVLAAQLCGASSGHIIRRHLLPSFTSYIIVDLVISFPYMVLSETALSFIGLGLKDPVNSLGVMLQNVTSADVLLNYQWYFIPVIFFITLVMAFVFVGDGLRDAADPYSDAGK
- a CDS encoding DMT family transporter → MPRIRNILGRIPTDMVAIIIMVVALGLAALSGALMKILTETMSPPLVSWFRFVGYALLLMPIALWRVGPACFRPARPLVQVARGLMLAAGNVAFMYGVRHVDYANAISILYIYPFIMVALSVWVLDEHVSKSAWFGVAGGFLGVLLVVRPDLAGIDPAAMFILFTGLMVALQMLFNRKLGVLSDPVVVSLWGALAAATALTISVPLVWQVPNADQMVLIGSLAVLTALSQTLMITVMSMASAEKVAPFTYFEIIAAVVFGLLIFGTLPDMLAWLGMALIIISGTVVKRLPGVLKLRRREKF
- a CDS encoding ABC transporter ATP-binding protein yields the protein MDRLIDVENLTLQFRTDEGLITAVDNVSFSLKRGEVMGLVGESGSGKSVTAKALMHLNASNAIYSPESKITLHTDTDSIDVLSLRRTTDLKVVRGGAISMIFQEPMASFAPSITIGKQMIEQLQLHAEMSKAQAREISIEMLDRVGISDPSSRVDQYAFELSGGMRQRAMIAMALSTKPRLLIADEPTTALDVTIQAQVIDLMKELVDEFNMGIVFITHDLGVVAQTADKVSVMYLGRLIEEGPVREVIQDPRHPYTKGLLAALPRLDDLDSPLTPVPGDIPSPLERPSGCVFNTRCSEVVGPACSATVPLEEWVDPAHRVACHIYDGHIHDGHIHDGHIHDGKEASS